In Methylotenera versatilis 79, the DNA window ACAATTTAATCACTGGATACGGTGAAGATTTTATTGAGATTAACAAAAAACGTTATACACAAAATCTTATCGTGCTGGCGAATCAATTAATCTTGGATTGGAATGTCACCACTTTTACCGCGTTAACTACGGCGAGTTTTGCTGAGATTGTCGAGATTAACCCTGAAGTTTTGCTGCTTGGCACTGGCTCAAAACATCAATTCTTACATCCAAAACTAGCGCAAAATTTGACAGAAAAAGGCATTCCAATTGAATGCATGACGACAGCTGCAGCTTGTAGAACCTATAATATATTGATGAGTGAAGGCCGAAATGTTGCCGCGGCTTTATTGATTTAACCAGCATGATAAATACTGGTTAGAACGGCTTTACAAGACAAACTAAAAAGCTATTAAAACTGACAGGCTAATTTGTAATCAATCATATTTACAAAACCCTACAAATCCAGCCAATCTAAATAGCGCGCTTTTACTCTAAATGATCAACCCCATCCCAAACTGCCACGGCACCTGCATGTTTGATGAATTTTTTTTCGTAAACTTTAGTAATTAATGTTTTAACTTCTTTAAACTCCGACTGCAACTTATCGCAATCTGCACTGTTTGGTGCACCACACCTAAAAGCGGTATCCACATAAACATGGTCTGCAGAACCGACATCAATCATGCGTTTAACTACGCTCGGGTGTGCGTAATGCCCACCTTCGGTAAATGCCCATTCAATATTTGGGCCATCCTTAACGACATACCAAGGACCCGCTCTGTCTTGCCAGCCAAACGGTTTAGCATTAGGTTTTACAGCAACGTCCGTACGTTCTTTAATGGAGTTATAGGCTACGGCAATGCTAGGGTAACCAATTTCAACCACTAGTGGCGCGGCTTTTGGCACTACTTTTTTAGCCGGAACTTTGGCTTTCTTTTTAGCTTTTGGAACGGGTTTCAGTCCAAGCGCTTTGGCAGGGCCTTTATTTTGACTATTTTGAGCCGCCAATCCAATTGAAACTGAAGTAAAAGAAGTAATGGCGACTGAAATAGCGAGTAAATAAGCAATCTTTTTCAATTATAAAATCCCGAATTTAGTTATTAAATCTAATTAAGTTAAACAGTTAGTGTTGCGGCGTAAATGTTAACTGCAGGCCTTTATTGGTGATCTGTATATCTTTCGGGCTGTAGTTGGTTCCACCAAATTTCAAATCTTCTGGCTTTAGGGTGTATAGCGGAATACCGTTTAGCATTTCGCCACCCAATGTCTTGGTCAGCTTATTAATCATTTCGTTCTGTTTACTATCTGCACCGTCAACATTAAATTGATCAATTTGTGGCTCATCCAATACAATCGATTGACTTGCCGCATCGAAGCGTAATTTACCCGAAATACTTAGTTTACCAGCGACACTTTTATCAAGTAAAGGGCTATTCAGTATGGTGTCTAGCGTCGTTTGCATACGACCAGTTGACTGGTCAAACTTGACAATAGAATTGCTTAAGTTAACGTCAAAAACTTTTAACAACTGAATCGGTACTGCTAATTTTTCGTTAAGCTTTTGCTGGATTTGCGCTTCGGTGACATTAACAGTGCGGTCACCGAAGGTTGCACAGCCAGATAAAAAATCCAATAAAAACAAAATATTAAGCCAATATTTCATTGCTTATTTTTTCATTACTAGTTCTGCTAAAAACCTATTAATCGCTTTTAAAAACTTAAAGGTTTTTGGTCGACAAAATCAAACTGGCATTAGTGCCACCGAAGCCAAAACTATTCGATAAAGCAGTGGTAA includes these proteins:
- a CDS encoding Mth938-like domain-containing protein, whose translation is MKLHLTTAENNNLITGYGEDFIEINKKRYTQNLIVLANQLILDWNVTTFTALTTASFAEIVEINPEVLLLGTGSKHQFLHPKLAQNLTEKGIPIECMTTAAACRTYNILMSEGRNVAAALLI
- a CDS encoding DUF1439 domain-containing protein, whose protein sequence is MKYWLNILFLLDFLSGCATFGDRTVNVTEAQIQQKLNEKLAVPIQLLKVFDVNLSNSIVKFDQSTGRMQTTLDTILNSPLLDKSVAGKLSISGKLRFDAASQSIVLDEPQIDQFNVDGADSKQNEMINKLTKTLGGEMLNGIPLYTLKPEDLKFGGTNYSPKDIQITNKGLQLTFTPQH